GAACATGCCCACCCAAGAGTGTGGCATTGGCCATGATCACGCGGCTGCCGACGCGGCAATCGTGGGCAATGTGGCATCCGGCCATGATGAAACAGCCGTTGCCGAGCGTCGTGAGGCCATCCTCTTTTTCGCTCCCCCGATTGATCGTCACCCCTTCGCGGATGATGTTGCGATCGCCAATCAGCACTTCGGTATCGGTACCTTGATAGCTGATATCTTGCGGATCGCCACCAATGACGGCCCCAGGAAAAATAATGTTTTCCTCGCCGATGGTAACGGTTCCTTGCAGCGTCACGCCGCTGAGAAGTTTCGTTCCCCGTCCGATTTTGACTTGGGGTCCGACGACGCAAAACGGTCCGATGGTTACATCGTCGGCTAGTTCAGCGCGACGATCAACCACCGCGTGCGTGTCTACATGGACTGCCATGGAACGAGTATTTCTTCTGGAACTTGGCCGGGCTAGAAACTAGCCAGTGCGACGCAATCCTTGTTCGATGCGACCTTCCACCAGAAGGGCTCGCACGAGTTCGGCATTCAGCCGATGTCCACTGCGATGGGCAGTGAAATGCCCCACGAGATCGCATCCTGACAGGGCCAAATCTCCGACGAGATCGAGCGCTTTATGCCGGACGCATTCATCGGTGAAGCGGAGTTCGTTATCGATGGGGCCTTCGTCGCCGAAGACCAAAATATCTTGATTCGTGACTCGCGTTCCGAGTCCCCGACTCCGAAGCCAATCGGCTTCGTCTTTCAGGATGAACGTGCGGGCCGACGAGAGCTCGTCGGTGAACGTTTCGGGAGTCACGGTCATTTCAATCGTTTGGCGGCCAATTGGTGTCGATGGTCCGTAGTCGAGGCGATACTTGATCGACAAGTTGCCGCTGCTCGAAGGACGGGCTTCGACCCACGCATCGTCGTTACCCACACGAGTGATCTCGGGGACAACAAGTCGCGCCCGGGGCTGCTTGAGTTTCTCGGTCCCTACGGATTGCAGGGCATCCACAAAAGCTTTGCTCGAGCCGTCGCAGCCAGGCATTTCGGCGGCATCGACCCAAACTTCACAGTTGTCGATCGAAAGCCCCATGAGGGCAGCCAGGATGTGCTCGACCATCTCGACCTGCGCACCATCGGCAGAGAGCGTGGTGCGCCGAGGAGTTTCGATACGGTGATTAACGGTGGCTGGAATTCGCCGTGGACGATCGAGATCGTGCCGGACAAACACGATGCCTGTTCCAGCGGCGGCGGGGCGGAAATCGACGTTAACGTCGCGCCCACTCCAATAACCAAACCCGGCCACATTTACGGCCCGGGCAACCGTTCGCTGCATTCGCAAGGTTGTGCTCAAGGGACGTTCTACTTCAGCGGTGTAGTGCAAACGAGAACAACAGGAGTTGTCGACAAGCTGCGAGTCGCGAGGCTACTGTTCTTCGGCGGAATTTCAACGTTTTGAAAGCCAGCCCAGAGAAGTTGCGGTGCGAGAAGCGATCGTGTTGAGGAATCGCTTGTAGGTTTTTTCTGCGTATCGTTCGTTGCCGAGGCGACAGCTTAACAGTGCTGGCAGGTAAGTGAGCTGGAGCCTCTCGCGAGGAGAGGCCAACCGCTACTTGGCATAGCACTGCAAGCGTGCTGGCGACTAACGAGTGCGTGGGACTTGAGGTCCGACAGGATTCGGACGCGAGATGCTACCTTGTGGGCCAGGGCTTGGTCCTGGAGCAGGTGCTGCTGGAGCATTGGCGTTGAGCATCTGCAGCACGAACTCGGTGATGTCGAGGTTCATTTGATAAACCACGGCACGATTAACACCTTGCAGCACCGAAGCGCGGTCTTCCTGCTTGATGTCGTCGCCGTTGTAGCGAAGCACCAAACCGATGCGATTGCGCTGAGCAAACACGCCCACAGCTTGTTCGACTTCGCGATAGACGCGGTAGTAAACAGCGGCCTCTTGTTCGAGGAATTCTTTGCGCTTGATGCCGACTTTCACTTGCAGATCAGCCTGCACGCGAGCCAGCTCTTCTTCCTTCTGCTTGTATTCAATGCTCGAAGGCTTGAACTGCACGAGTTCTTCGCGCATCGCGTTGAACTTCTTTTGTTCGTTGCGAACGATCGCTTCGAAGTCTTCGATATCTTTCTTGATATCCATCATCATCCCGTTGAAGCGGGTGTGATTCTTGAAGATGTGGGCCACATCGATCACAGCGACGTTGGTGCCGCTGGCGGCAGCAGCAGGGGCGGCTGCTGGTCGTGCGGCAGGGGCTCCTGGTGCCACACCTTGCGCATTGGCTTGTTGGGTCAGACCCAGGATGGCAACCAAACCTGCCACCACGGTGGCCGTGAAGAAGTTAACTCGCACGCTCGGCACTCCTTGCTCCAAAATGTACTTGCGACCCACTCATTGCCATTCCGTGACAATCAGCCGCCAGTCTTGTTGTATCCGTCAAAAGTCTGGCGAGGTCTCACTCTGCGGTGGCGTATTCTGCCGCTTCGTGGCGTTCGCGTAAAGATCAGAAAAGAGAGACAGTTTCGAGTGGCGGAACTCGACCTATTTCGCCCAAATCACAGCCGATACTCAGCCGCGCGAGGGGTCTCTCCTTCCACGCGGTTTGTGTATCGGCACGATGCGATAAGCTGGGTGAAGTTTTCTGATTAGAAATAAGAAAACGATTGTGCGACCGCTAGCGTGGGGCTTGCTAGCGAGTGCCTAAGGGGTGCGACGCCGCGCCGAGATGGTCACCTCTTTCTCGAGCGTTTCCTTGCCTCGCAGCACGGTCACTTTCACTTTGTCGCCGATTTTGTACTTCCGCAGCGCACTGTCGAAGTCCTGCAAGTTGGTGATCTTGCTATCACCTAGCTTCACAATGATGTCGCCAGCAATGATGCCAGCTTTCGCTGCTGGTCCACCTTCCACCACTCCCGAGAGTGCATAGCCCTCGGCTGTTTGGCTGAAGTCGGGGATGCTGCCAAAGTAAGGACGATTTTCGTCCCCTGCGATCGTTTCGATCTGTTTGAGTTCGACATACTCGGGGCGTTTGGCATCGGCGTCGGTTGTCGTCACAATCTCGACCAGCATCTGCGCCACGCGACGCATGCCACTGATGTTCAGCTTCGGGCTATCGTCGCTCGGGCGGTGGTAGTCGCTGTGGACATCGGTAAAGAGATGGAGCACCGGGATTTTGCGTGCGTAGAACGACGAGTGATCGCTCGGGCCAAATCCCCCCGGCTGTTTCGTGAGAGCAAATTCGTACTTCTTTGCGAGCGACTCCACCATCGGCTCGAACTGCTTGGCAGTACCGGTGCCGTAGACGATCAGTTTTTCATTCGTGAGTCGCCCAACCATATCGAGGTTGAACATCGCCACGGTGTTTTCCAAAGGGAAGCGAGGCTGACGGACATAATGTGCGCTACCGAGCAGCCCCTTCTCTTCGCCAGTGAAGGCGATAAAAACGATGCGACGCGAGGGTTTTTTGCCACTTTCAACCATTTCGCGAGCCACTTCGAGCAGCGTGGCGGTTCCGGAAGCGTTGTCGTCGGCTCCGTTATGAATCTCTTTCGTCCACGGCGCGAGCGACCCCTCGCCACCCATGCCCAGGTGATCGTAGTGAGCACCGACGATGATCGTTTCATCGGCCAAGGGGCCTTCTCCTTCGAGAATGGCGACGACGTTTTTAACTTGGGCCTTTTTCGAGATCAGCGTCGTCTCGCCGGTGGCGGTGTAGCCTGCTAGCTCGGCCGATTGCGGCTTCAGATCAGCGTCGATAGCAGCTTCGAGATCGGCCAGCTTTTTGCCAAGCGAGGCTTCCAGCAAGCGATCGATGCTCGAGCGGGTGGCAAACAAAATCGGCAGGTTGGGGTGTGTCGTTTCGGGGCCAGCGCCGGTGAAAGGGAGCGGGCGATCGCTGCCGATTGCGGCTTCCTTTTGCAGTGCGGCGATTTCGGTTTCTGCCTTAGCGACCGCTTCGGAATGAGCCTTTTTCTCCTCTTCAGTCGGCTCTTTCTTTTCGGCAAACGCCTGCTTGAGTTTTTCGAGTTCCGCCTGCGAAATCTCGATCACCTTTTTGAGTTCAGCGTCGCGGGCGATGATTTCCTCGCCATCGTTCACAAAAATAATCGCAGCGGCTCCATGTTCTGAAGCGTTGGCGATCTTGCGATTAAACAGGGCGTGCTGCGAGTTCTTGTCGCCGTCGAACGGGCTGTTCTTGTCTTTCTGCTGGGGTTCCTTGCGAAGCACAATCACGATTTTGCCTTCGCAGTTGAGTCCGGCATAGTCGTCGTAGGAGAGGGTCTTATCCCCCGCCTTCAGCTCTTTGGCGGTGATGCCGTAGCCAGCGAAAACGATTCCACCCGAAAACGATTTGCTTCCACCGACAGCAAGTGGCGTGAAGTCGTTGTCGAGCGCGAGTGTGATGGTCGCGGCCCCTTCCTTGGTGGTTGTAAAAGAGATCTTGTTTTTGTCAGCGGGGCCAAGTTCGGTGGCGATCGTGAGCTCGAACTTTTGGAACGGCGAGCCCTCG
This window of the Pirellula staleyi DSM 6068 genome carries:
- the lpxA gene encoding acyl-ACP--UDP-N-acetylglucosamine O-acyltransferase — encoded protein: MAVHVDTHAVVDRRAELADDVTIGPFCVVGPQVKIGRGTKLLSGVTLQGTVTIGEENIIFPGAVIGGDPQDISYQGTDTEVLIGDRNIIREGVTINRGSEKEDGLTTLGNGCFIMAGCHIAHDCRVGSRVIMANATLLGGHVHVQDDATISGGVAVHHFSTIGSYSFTGGLSRVLHDVPPYMLAEGNPSRPRCINIVALKRHQFTSDAIRALSEAHRLIYRARVGLDHARELLRANDQLLPAVNHLISFLQNQHEGRNGRGRDRRRAA
- the lpxC gene encoding UDP-3-O-acyl-N-acetylglucosamine deacetylase; its protein translation is MSTTLRMQRTVARAVNVAGFGYWSGRDVNVDFRPAAAGTGIVFVRHDLDRPRRIPATVNHRIETPRRTTLSADGAQVEMVEHILAALMGLSIDNCEVWVDAAEMPGCDGSSKAFVDALQSVGTEKLKQPRARLVVPEITRVGNDDAWVEARPSSSGNLSIKYRLDYGPSTPIGRQTIEMTVTPETFTDELSSARTFILKDEADWLRSRGLGTRVTNQDILVFGDEGPIDNELRFTDECVRHKALDLVGDLALSGCDLVGHFTAHRSGHRLNAELVRALLVEGRIEQGLRRTG
- a CDS encoding OmpH family outer membrane protein, whose amino-acid sequence is MRVNFFTATVVAGLVAILGLTQQANAQGVAPGAPAARPAAAPAAAASGTNVAVIDVAHIFKNHTRFNGMMMDIKKDIEDFEAIVRNEQKKFNAMREELVQFKPSSIEYKQKEEELARVQADLQVKVGIKRKEFLEQEAAVYYRVYREVEQAVGVFAQRNRIGLVLRYNGDDIKQEDRASVLQGVNRAVVYQMNLDITEFVLQMLNANAPAAPAPGPSPGPQGSISRPNPVGPQVPRTR
- a CDS encoding M20/M25/M40 family metallo-hydrolase; the encoded protein is MRLAPSFRTLVLGGLLAAAGPWTAAAQTTAEIDARLEKSVSYLASDELEGRGLGTAGLDKAADYIAAEFAQLGLRTELFEGSPFQKFELTIATELGPADKNKISFTTTKEGAATITLALDNDFTPLAVGGSKSFSGGIVFAGYGITAKELKAGDKTLSYDDYAGLNCEGKIVIVLRKEPQQKDKNSPFDGDKNSQHALFNRKIANASEHGAAAIIFVNDGEEIIARDAELKKVIEISQAELEKLKQAFAEKKEPTEEEKKAHSEAVAKAETEIAALQKEAAIGSDRPLPFTGAGPETTHPNLPILFATRSSIDRLLEASLGKKLADLEAAIDADLKPQSAELAGYTATGETTLISKKAQVKNVVAILEGEGPLADETIIVGAHYDHLGMGGEGSLAPWTKEIHNGADDNASGTATLLEVAREMVESGKKPSRRIVFIAFTGEEKGLLGSAHYVRQPRFPLENTVAMFNLDMVGRLTNEKLIVYGTGTAKQFEPMVESLAKKYEFALTKQPGGFGPSDHSSFYARKIPVLHLFTDVHSDYHRPSDDSPKLNISGMRRVAQMLVEIVTTTDADAKRPEYVELKQIETIAGDENRPYFGSIPDFSQTAEGYALSGVVEGGPAAKAGIIAGDIIVKLGDSKITNLQDFDSALRKYKIGDKVKVTVLRGKETLEKEVTISARRRTP